In Stenotrophomonas sp. ESTM1D_MKCIP4_1, a single genomic region encodes these proteins:
- the lpxA gene encoding acyl-ACP--UDP-N-acetylglucosamine O-acyltransferase, with translation MSDNAPLIHPTAVIDPSARLADDVRVGAFTIIGPDVEIGAGTEVGPHCSIHGPTRIGRDNRFIGHVAVGGEPQDKKFAGERTELVIGDRNVFREFVTLNRGTGGGGGITTIGNDNWMLAYTHVAHDCHVGNFCVFSNNTTLAGHVTVGDYVIISGFAGAHQFCRIGAHAFLGMGALTNGDVPPFTMVGTDSLGRPRGINSEGLKRRGFDAERITAIKRAYRTLYVAGLPLAEAKQQLAEQAQSSDDVRSMLDFIEHTERHLLR, from the coding sequence ATGAGCGACAACGCCCCCCTGATCCATCCCACCGCCGTGATCGATCCGTCGGCACGACTGGCCGACGACGTCCGCGTGGGCGCGTTCACCATCATCGGGCCCGACGTCGAGATCGGCGCCGGCACCGAGGTCGGTCCGCATTGCAGCATCCACGGCCCGACCCGCATCGGCCGCGACAACCGTTTCATCGGCCATGTCGCGGTCGGTGGTGAGCCGCAGGACAAGAAGTTTGCCGGTGAACGCACCGAACTGGTGATCGGCGACCGCAATGTGTTCCGCGAGTTCGTCACCCTGAACCGTGGCACTGGCGGTGGCGGTGGCATCACCACCATCGGCAACGACAACTGGATGCTGGCGTACACGCACGTGGCCCACGACTGCCACGTCGGCAACTTCTGCGTGTTCTCCAACAACACCACGCTGGCCGGGCATGTCACCGTCGGCGACTACGTGATCATCAGCGGCTTCGCCGGTGCCCACCAGTTCTGCCGCATCGGTGCGCACGCCTTCCTTGGCATGGGCGCGCTGACCAATGGCGACGTTCCGCCGTTCACCATGGTCGGTACCGATTCGCTGGGCCGCCCGCGCGGCATCAACAGCGAAGGCCTCAAGCGCCGTGGCTTCGATGCCGAACGCATCACCGCCATCAAGCGTGCCTACCGCACCCTGTACGTGGCGGGCCTGCCCCTGGCCGAGGCCAAGCAGCAGCTGGCCGAGCAGGCGCAGTCCAGCGATGACGTCCGCTCCATGCTGGACTTCATCGAGCATACCGAGAGGCACCTGCTGCGATGA
- a CDS encoding ribonuclease HII, whose translation MSRRAAAAASLALFDGAAVVEPERLVAGVDEAGRGPLAGPVAVAAVVFDPARPRINGLDDSKQLTAARREQLHDRIIERALAWKVVLVDVNAIDRLNIYQATLQGMRDVVAAVAHVAGFARIDGNVVPKGLVLPAQALVGGDGIDRAIMAASILAKVSRDRYMQDLHVRHPQYGFDQHKGYGTPAHLAALRAHGPCDEHRRSFAPVRECLDVPQVAAADIAIA comes from the coding sequence ATGAGCCGTCGCGCTGCCGCTGCGGCCAGCCTGGCCCTGTTCGACGGCGCGGCAGTGGTCGAGCCCGAACGCCTGGTGGCCGGCGTCGACGAGGCGGGTCGCGGCCCACTGGCCGGCCCGGTGGCCGTGGCCGCCGTGGTGTTCGACCCGGCGCGGCCGCGCATCAACGGCCTGGACGATTCCAAGCAGCTGACCGCGGCACGCCGCGAGCAGCTGCACGACCGCATCATCGAACGGGCCCTGGCCTGGAAAGTGGTGCTGGTGGACGTGAACGCCATCGACCGCCTGAACATCTACCAGGCCACCCTGCAGGGCATGCGCGATGTGGTGGCGGCCGTGGCCCACGTGGCCGGCTTCGCCCGCATCGATGGCAACGTGGTGCCCAAGGGCCTGGTGCTGCCGGCGCAGGCGCTGGTCGGCGGTGATGGCATCGACCGCGCGATCATGGCCGCCTCGATCCTGGCCAAGGTCTCGCGCGACCGCTACATGCAGGACCTGCATGTGCGGCACCCGCAGTACGGCTTCGACCAGCACAAGGGCTACGGCACCCCGGCCCACCTGGCGGCGTTGCGCGCGCACGGCCCGTGCGACGAGCACCGCCGCAGCTTCGCCCCGGTGCGTGAATGCCTGGACGTGCCGCAGGTGGCGGCCGCCGACATCGCGATTGCCTGA
- a CDS encoding peptidylprolyl isomerase — MSHRRLALTALALACLLPALASAATPYRSPQQILEASAASDWRTPDPANLLYMDLPAGRVIIELAPQFAPRHVANIQTFAHEHFWDGTSIYRSQDNFVVQFGDADADDAAKAKPFGSAARKLPAEFERASAGLKVSVLPDRDGWAAQTGFVDGFPVGQDPQAGKAWLAHCYGMLGAGRSNEEDSSIGAELYVVTGQSPRQLDRNITLVGRVLKGMELLSAIPRGPAPMGFYEDPKLRTPIVSIRRASDVPAAERTPIQVLRTDSKTFADTVEARRNRVDDFYKRPAGHIDLCNIPVPVR; from the coding sequence ATGTCGCACCGCCGTCTCGCCCTGACCGCCCTTGCCCTCGCCTGCCTGCTGCCCGCCCTGGCCAGCGCCGCCACGCCGTACCGCAGCCCGCAGCAGATCCTCGAAGCGTCGGCGGCGAGCGATTGGCGTACCCCGGACCCGGCCAACCTGCTGTACATGGACCTGCCGGCCGGGCGGGTGATCATCGAGCTGGCGCCGCAGTTCGCGCCGCGCCATGTGGCCAACATCCAGACGTTCGCCCACGAGCATTTCTGGGACGGCACCAGCATCTACCGGTCGCAGGACAACTTCGTGGTGCAGTTTGGCGACGCCGACGCCGATGACGCGGCCAAGGCCAAGCCCTTCGGCAGTGCCGCGCGCAAGCTGCCTGCGGAATTCGAGCGCGCCAGCGCCGGCCTGAAGGTGAGCGTGCTGCCCGATCGCGATGGCTGGGCGGCGCAGACCGGGTTCGTTGATGGCTTCCCGGTGGGCCAGGACCCGCAGGCCGGCAAGGCTTGGCTGGCGCACTGCTACGGCATGCTCGGCGCGGGCCGCAGCAATGAGGAAGACAGCAGCATCGGTGCCGAGTTGTATGTGGTGACAGGCCAATCGCCGCGCCAGCTGGACCGCAACATCACGCTGGTCGGCCGCGTGTTGAAGGGCATGGAGCTGCTCAGCGCGATCCCGCGCGGGCCGGCACCGATGGGCTTCTACGAAGACCCGAAGCTGCGCACGCCGATCGTCTCGATCCGCCGCGCCAGTGATGTGCCGGCGGCCGAGCGCACGCCGATCCAGGTGCTGCGCACCGATTCAAAGACCTTCGCCGATACGGTGGAGGCGCGGCGCAACCGGGTGGATGATTTCTACAAGCGCCCGGCCGGGCATATCGACCTGTGCAATATTCCGGTGCCGGTGCGGTAG
- a CDS encoding acetyl-CoA carboxylase carboxyltransferase subunit alpha produces MNPNYLDFEQPIADLEAKIQELRNASAGPAVNVEAEVHALQDKLRLRTAQIFRNLTSWQVLQLARHPSRPYTADYLRIIFDEFQELAGDRAFADDKAIMGGLARINGRSVMVIGHQKGRDTKEKIKRNFGMPKPEGYRKALRLMKMAERFGLPVLTLIDTAGAWPGIDAESRGQSEAIARNLMEMAELKVPVICTVIGEGGSGGALALGVGDRTVMLEYAVYSTITPEGCASILWKDAGKAKDAAEQLGLTAPRLKSLGLVDKVVREPTGGAHRNPTQMGKRLKAVLLNELEALDGLSTEELLERRYARLRSYGTYEAA; encoded by the coding sequence ATGAATCCGAACTACCTCGACTTCGAGCAACCCATCGCCGACCTGGAAGCCAAGATCCAGGAACTGCGCAACGCCAGTGCCGGACCGGCGGTCAATGTCGAGGCCGAGGTTCACGCCCTGCAGGACAAGCTGCGCCTGCGCACCGCGCAGATCTTCCGCAACCTGACCTCCTGGCAGGTGCTGCAGCTGGCCCGCCATCCGTCGCGCCCGTACACCGCCGATTACCTGCGCATCATCTTCGATGAGTTCCAGGAACTGGCCGGTGACCGTGCGTTCGCCGACGACAAGGCCATCATGGGCGGCCTGGCCCGCATCAACGGCCGTTCGGTGATGGTGATCGGCCACCAGAAGGGCCGCGATACCAAGGAAAAGATCAAGCGCAACTTCGGCATGCCCAAGCCGGAGGGCTACCGCAAGGCGCTGCGCCTGATGAAGATGGCTGAACGTTTCGGCCTGCCGGTGCTGACCCTGATCGACACGGCCGGTGCCTGGCCGGGCATCGACGCCGAATCGCGCGGCCAGTCCGAAGCCATCGCACGCAACCTGATGGAAATGGCCGAGCTGAAGGTGCCGGTGATCTGCACGGTGATCGGCGAAGGCGGTTCCGGCGGCGCACTGGCGCTGGGCGTGGGCGACCGCACTGTGATGCTGGAATACGCGGTGTATTCGACCATCACCCCGGAAGGCTGTGCCTCGATCCTGTGGAAGGACGCCGGCAAGGCCAAGGATGCCGCCGAGCAGCTGGGCCTGACCGCCCCGCGCCTGAAGAGCCTGGGCCTGGTGGACAAGGTGGTGCGCGAGCCGACCGGCGGTGCCCACCGCAACCCGACCCAGATGGGCAAGCGACTGAAGGCCGTGCTGCTGAACGAGCTGGAAGCGCTGGACGGCCTGTCCACCGAAGAGCTGCTGGAACGCCGCTACGCGCGCCTGCGCAGCTACGGCACCTACGAAGCCGCCTGA
- a CDS encoding sensor domain-containing protein, giving the protein MNEQNLAGTGLPTTIAQYLAQLRAALQGADPAMVQDALYDAEEYLRSELAAQPGRSEAEVIADVAGSYGAPDEVAEIYRETEVTVNRALRTPRADTGPVLRAAAEASGVAPAAPTPAPTQRSWMARFFGVVMDPHTYGALFYMLLSLATGTFFFTWVVTGLSLSLGLMILIIGVPLTVLFFGSVRGLALLEGRLVEALLGERMPRRPQYTDRSRTWLQRIGDMFTDGRTWLTLLYFLLMLPLGIVYFTIAVTLLAVSLAFIWSPVAALFDSTAPSIYIDGTNVLPLAFTPVLAVVGALLLLVTMHLARGIGKLHGLLAKNLLVRL; this is encoded by the coding sequence ATGAACGAGCAGAACCTGGCAGGCACGGGCCTGCCCACCACCATCGCGCAGTACCTGGCGCAGCTGCGCGCGGCCCTGCAGGGTGCCGATCCGGCGATGGTGCAGGACGCCCTGTACGACGCCGAGGAGTACCTGCGTTCGGAGCTGGCTGCACAGCCGGGCCGCAGCGAGGCCGAGGTGATCGCCGACGTGGCCGGCAGCTATGGCGCGCCGGATGAAGTGGCCGAGATCTACCGCGAAACCGAAGTGACCGTGAACCGCGCGCTGCGCACGCCGCGTGCCGACACCGGTCCGGTCCTGCGCGCCGCCGCCGAGGCCAGCGGCGTGGCACCGGCCGCGCCGACGCCCGCACCGACGCAGCGTTCCTGGATGGCACGCTTCTTCGGCGTGGTGATGGATCCGCATACCTACGGTGCGCTGTTCTACATGCTGCTGTCGCTGGCTACGGGCACCTTCTTCTTCACCTGGGTGGTGACCGGCCTGTCGCTGTCGCTGGGGCTGATGATCCTGATCATCGGCGTGCCGCTCACCGTGCTGTTCTTCGGCTCGGTGCGAGGCCTGGCGCTGCTGGAAGGGCGGCTGGTGGAAGCGCTGCTGGGCGAACGCATGCCGCGCCGGCCCCAGTACACCGACCGCAGCCGCACCTGGCTGCAGCGCATCGGTGACATGTTCACCGATGGTCGCACCTGGCTGACGCTCCTGTACTTCCTGCTGATGCTGCCGCTGGGCATCGTCTACTTCACCATCGCGGTGACCCTGCTGGCGGTGTCGCTGGCCTTCATCTGGTCGCCGGTGGCGGCGCTGTTCGACTCGACCGCGCCGAGCATCTACATCGATGGCACCAACGTGCTGCCGCTGGCGTTCACGCCGGTGCTGGCGGTGGTGGGCGCGCTGCTGCTGCTGGTGACGATGCACCTGGCCCGTGGCATTGGGAAGCTGCATGGCCTGCTGGCCAAGAACCTGCTGGTGCGGCTGTAA
- a CDS encoding class I SAM-dependent methyltransferase: MDKTYDAAYFQRWYRRADIGGSARLARKVALAVATAEYYLERPIRSVLDIGCGEGAWRAPLLKLRPKVQYLGFDSSDYAVRRYGRTRNLHMARFGDFAWLRPCAPVDLLVCSDVMHYVPDRELRAGLAGVAELAGGVAFLETFAAEDEFDGDHDGFQARPARWYRRELARHGLQPAGSHCWLGPALAGDAAALERM; encoded by the coding sequence ATGGACAAGACCTACGACGCCGCCTATTTCCAACGCTGGTACCGCCGTGCCGATATCGGCGGCAGCGCCCGGCTGGCGCGCAAGGTCGCCCTGGCCGTGGCCACCGCCGAGTACTACCTGGAGCGGCCGATCCGCAGCGTGCTTGATATCGGCTGCGGCGAAGGCGCCTGGCGTGCGCCGCTGCTGAAGCTGCGTCCGAAGGTCCAATACCTGGGCTTCGACAGCAGCGACTATGCTGTGCGCCGCTACGGCCGTACCCGCAACCTGCACATGGCCCGCTTTGGCGATTTTGCCTGGCTGCGGCCCTGCGCCCCGGTCGACCTGCTGGTGTGTTCGGACGTGATGCACTACGTACCCGACCGCGAGCTGCGTGCGGGTCTGGCCGGCGTGGCGGAGCTGGCCGGCGGCGTGGCCTTCCTGGAGACCTTCGCCGCCGAGGATGAATTCGACGGCGACCACGACGGCTTCCAGGCCCGCCCGGCGCGCTGGTACCGGCGCGAGCTGGCCCGCCACGGCCTGCAGCCGGCAGGCTCGCACTGCTGGCTCGGCCCCGCCCTGGCAGGCGATGCGGCCGCGCTGGAACGGATGTGA
- a CDS encoding PadR family transcriptional regulator, translating to MGEDDVHLKKFQKELSAGTVSLALLAVLARAGEPLYGYLIAKELERVGEGVLSGKQSALYPVLRNLEGAGLLESHVEPSSSGPPRRYYRINERGHEVLAQWRQAWQATRDSVDSVLEGVPQ from the coding sequence ATGGGCGAAGACGATGTCCACCTGAAGAAGTTCCAGAAGGAGCTCAGTGCCGGAACGGTGTCGCTGGCCCTGCTGGCGGTGCTGGCCCGGGCCGGGGAGCCGCTGTACGGCTACCTGATCGCCAAGGAGCTCGAGCGCGTGGGTGAGGGGGTGCTGAGCGGCAAGCAGAGCGCGCTGTACCCGGTACTGCGCAACCTGGAGGGCGCCGGCCTGCTGGAAAGCCACGTCGAGCCCTCCAGCAGCGGGCCACCGCGTCGCTACTACCGCATCAATGAACGCGGCCATGAGGTGCTGGCGCAGTGGCGCCAGGCCTGGCAGGCCACCCGCGATTCCGTCGATTCCGTGTTGGAGGGGGTACCGCAATGA
- the dnaE gene encoding DNA polymerase III subunit alpha gives MSNSRFVHLHVHTEFSLADSTIRVPAKPDQADPKKAKQANLLSRSVELGLPALAVTDLNNLFALVKFYKAAEGVGIKPIAGADVMIAEEGQDPWRMTLLCRDREGYLSLSRLLTRAWMEGHRPEGGVAIHPDWLKAGNANLFALAGRDSLAGRLALDGKHDLAEQQLADWQRAFGDGLHLELTRTGREGEETFNRFALMAAGQRGLPVVASNDVRFLAPTDFSAHEARVCISTGRVLDDPKRPREYSDQQYLKSAEEMCALFADIPDAIDNTLALAERCNIEMRLGTYFLPNYPVPDDETLDTWIQKMSRDGLEERLEKNPLAPGKTREEYFERLEFELNTIIKMGFPGYFLIVADFIQWGKNQGIPIGPGRGSGAGSLVAWALKITDLDPLPYNLLFERFLNPERVSMPDFDIDFCMDRRDEVIDYVARKYGRERVSQIITYGTMAAKAVVRDSGRVLGFPYGLVDGVSKLIPNILGIHLKDALGKGKEGPGSEMASAELIQRYETEDDVRDLIDLALQLEDLTRNAGKHAGGVVIGPEPLSEFCPLYAEHDENGLGKNPVTQFDKNDVEEVGLVKFDFLGLRTLTIIDWAVKAINKRHERAGIPPVDIAAIPLDDAPTYKDIFANGNTGAVFQFESSGMRRLLKDARPDRFEDLIALVSLYRPGPMDLIPSFNARKHGQEEIMYPDPRTEAILKDTYGIMVYQEQVMQMAQIVGGYSLGGADLLRRAMGKKVPAEMAKHREIFREGAAKDGVDEAKADAIFDLMEKFAGYGFNKSHAAAYALVSYQTAWLKRHYPAEFMAATLSSDLDNTEKVVGFLDEVRNLGLTVLPPKVNHSAFMFEAVTPDTIQYGLGAIKGVGQGACEAVVDERQKGGDYKDLLDFCTRVGSAKLNRRTLEAMINCGALDELGHNRASLMLQLPEVIKATDQMARERASGQNSLFGGPDPSAVTIQLDLVEAEEWPLLQRLNGERDTLGFYLSGHPFDPWRDDVRDLVGNDLGSVEKIWSSSNSGGGGGGGEKRWRPEVPTVLAGQVVGVRRKGESQIFIQLEDGRGRVECSAFSDAMAEFGHLMTKDRILVVKGGLREDEFNGGYALRIRQCWDFDEVCANYATRLSLRLDLRQQRPVWERVNAVLDRHRPGRTPLRLDLLLKGPQGGVAGMLDVSGQSAVRIDSKLMEALRADPAVRTLKVRYSPPWAN, from the coding sequence ATGTCCAATTCCCGCTTCGTACATCTCCACGTCCACACCGAGTTCTCGCTGGCGGACTCGACCATCCGCGTGCCGGCCAAGCCGGACCAGGCCGACCCGAAGAAGGCCAAGCAGGCCAACCTGCTGTCGCGCTCGGTCGAACTCGGCCTGCCTGCGCTGGCGGTGACCGATCTGAACAATCTGTTCGCCCTGGTCAAGTTCTACAAGGCCGCCGAGGGCGTGGGCATCAAGCCCATCGCCGGCGCCGACGTGATGATCGCCGAGGAAGGCCAGGATCCCTGGCGGATGACCCTGCTGTGCCGCGACCGCGAGGGCTACCTGAGCCTGTCGCGCCTGCTGACGCGTGCCTGGATGGAAGGCCACCGCCCGGAAGGCGGCGTGGCCATCCACCCCGACTGGCTGAAGGCCGGCAACGCCAACCTGTTCGCCCTGGCCGGCCGTGACAGCCTGGCCGGGCGCCTGGCGCTGGACGGCAAGCACGACCTGGCCGAGCAGCAGCTGGCTGACTGGCAGCGCGCGTTCGGCGACGGCCTGCACCTGGAACTGACCCGTACTGGCCGCGAAGGCGAGGAAACCTTCAACCGCTTCGCGCTGATGGCCGCAGGCCAGCGCGGCCTGCCGGTGGTGGCCAGCAACGATGTGCGCTTCCTGGCACCGACCGATTTCAGCGCGCACGAAGCGCGCGTGTGCATTTCCACCGGCCGCGTGCTGGACGACCCCAAGCGCCCGCGCGAGTACAGCGACCAGCAGTACCTGAAGTCGGCCGAGGAGATGTGCGCGCTCTTCGCGGACATCCCCGATGCGATCGACAACACGCTGGCGCTGGCCGAGCGCTGCAACATCGAGATGCGGCTGGGCACCTACTTCCTGCCCAACTACCCGGTGCCCGACGACGAAACCCTGGACACCTGGATCCAGAAGATGTCGCGCGATGGCCTGGAAGAGCGCCTGGAAAAGAATCCGCTGGCGCCGGGCAAGACCCGCGAGGAATACTTCGAGCGCCTGGAATTCGAGCTCAACACCATCATCAAGATGGGGTTCCCGGGCTACTTCCTGATCGTTGCCGACTTCATCCAGTGGGGCAAGAACCAGGGCATTCCGATCGGCCCCGGCCGTGGTTCCGGTGCCGGTTCGCTGGTGGCCTGGGCGCTGAAGATCACCGATCTGGACCCGCTGCCGTACAACCTGCTGTTCGAGCGCTTCCTGAACCCGGAACGCGTGTCGATGCCCGACTTCGACATCGACTTCTGCATGGACCGCCGTGACGAGGTGATCGACTACGTCGCGCGCAAGTACGGCCGCGAACGCGTCAGCCAGATCATCACCTACGGCACCATGGCGGCCAAGGCGGTGGTGCGCGACTCCGGCCGCGTGCTGGGCTTCCCGTATGGCCTGGTGGACGGCGTTTCCAAGCTGATCCCGAACATCCTGGGCATCCACCTGAAGGATGCACTGGGCAAGGGCAAGGAAGGCCCCGGCTCGGAAATGGCCTCGGCCGAACTGATCCAGCGCTACGAGACCGAGGACGATGTCCGCGACCTGATCGATCTGGCGCTGCAGCTGGAAGACCTGACCCGCAACGCCGGCAAGCATGCCGGTGGCGTGGTGATCGGGCCCGAGCCGTTGAGCGAGTTCTGCCCGCTGTATGCCGAACACGATGAGAACGGGCTGGGCAAGAACCCGGTCACCCAGTTCGACAAGAACGACGTGGAAGAAGTCGGCCTGGTGAAGTTCGACTTCCTTGGCCTGCGTACGCTGACCATCATCGACTGGGCGGTGAAGGCGATCAACAAGCGCCACGAGCGCGCCGGCATTCCGCCGGTGGATATCGCTGCCATTCCGCTGGACGATGCGCCCACCTACAAGGACATCTTCGCCAACGGCAATACCGGCGCGGTGTTCCAGTTTGAATCCTCGGGCATGCGCCGCCTGCTGAAGGACGCGCGTCCCGACCGCTTTGAAGACCTCATCGCGCTGGTGTCGCTGTACCGCCCCGGCCCGATGGACCTGATTCCCTCTTTCAACGCGCGAAAGCACGGCCAGGAAGAAATCATGTATCCCGATCCGCGCACCGAAGCGATCCTGAAAGACACCTACGGCATCATGGTGTACCAGGAGCAGGTGATGCAGATGGCGCAGATCGTCGGCGGCTACTCGCTGGGCGGCGCCGACCTGCTGCGCCGTGCGATGGGCAAGAAGGTGCCGGCGGAAATGGCCAAGCACCGCGAGATCTTCCGTGAGGGTGCGGCCAAGGACGGCGTGGACGAAGCCAAGGCCGACGCGATCTTCGACCTGATGGAGAAGTTCGCCGGCTACGGCTTCAACAAGTCGCACGCCGCCGCGTACGCACTGGTGAGCTACCAGACGGCCTGGCTCAAGCGCCATTACCCGGCCGAATTCATGGCTGCCACGCTGTCGTCGGACCTGGACAACACCGAGAAGGTGGTCGGCTTCCTGGACGAGGTGCGCAACCTCGGCCTGACCGTGCTGCCGCCGAAGGTCAACCACTCCGCCTTCATGTTCGAGGCGGTCACCCCGGACACGATCCAGTACGGCCTGGGCGCGATCAAGGGCGTCGGCCAGGGTGCCTGCGAAGCGGTGGTGGACGAGCGCCAGAAGGGCGGTGACTACAAGGACCTGCTCGACTTCTGCACGCGCGTGGGTTCGGCCAAGCTCAACCGGCGCACGCTGGAAGCGATGATCAACTGCGGCGCGCTGGACGAACTGGGCCACAACCGCGCCTCGCTGATGCTGCAGCTGCCGGAAGTGATCAAGGCCACCGACCAGATGGCACGCGAACGCGCGTCGGGCCAGAACTCGCTGTTCGGCGGCCCTGACCCGAGCGCGGTGACCATCCAGCTGGACCTGGTGGAAGCCGAAGAGTGGCCGCTGCTGCAGCGCCTGAACGGCGAGCGCGACACCCTCGGTTTCTACCTCAGTGGCCACCCGTTCGATCCCTGGCGCGACGATGTGCGCGACCTGGTCGGCAACGACCTGGGGTCGGTGGAAAAGATCTGGAGTTCCAGCAACAGCGGCGGTGGTGGTGGCGGCGGCGAAAAGCGCTGGCGCCCGGAAGTACCGACCGTGCTGGCCGGCCAGGTGGTCGGCGTGCGCCGCAAAGGCGAGAGCCAGATATTCATCCAGCTCGAAGACGGCCGCGGCCGCGTCGAGTGCAGCGCGTTCTCCGATGCCATGGCCGAGTTCGGCCACCTGATGACCAAGGACCGCATCCTGGTGGTCAAGGGCGGCCTGCGCGAGGACGAGTTCAATGGGGGCTATGCCCTGCGCATCCGCCAGTGCTGGGACTTCGATGAGGTCTGCGCCAACTACGCCACGCGCCTGTCGCTGCGCCTGGACCTGCGCCAGCAGCGCCCGGTCTGGGAGCGTGTCAATGCGGTGCTCGACCGCCATCGCCCCGGGCGCACGCCCTTGCGCCTGGACCTGCTGCTGAAGGGTCCGCAGGGCGGCGTGGCGGGCATGCTCGATGTATCCGGGCAGAGTGCGGTACGCATCGACTCCAAGCTGATGGAGGCGCTGCGCGCCGATCCGGCCGTACGCACGCTGAAGGTGCGCTACAGCCCGCCCTGGGCCAACTGA
- the phaZ gene encoding polyhydroxyalkanoate depolymerase: MLYQLHELTRNLLAPWVHQAQANAKFFANQGHWWSQMPGADRLAAVNELFHRIGKDYEKPEWGINEIEVEGERVPIVVHEEVSKPFCKLLRFKRHSNEADQLHTMLNQPFVLVVAPLSGHHATLLRDTVRTLLRDHRVYVTDWVDARMVPASEGEFGLDDYIAYIQEFIRHLGVERLHVVSVCQPTVPVLAAVSLMASRGEPTPRTLVMMGGPIDARCSPTAVNNLATQNPLSWFENNVIHTVPASYPGVGRRVYPGFLQHAGFLSMNPSRHFSSHWDFYTDLVKGDLEDADAHRRFYDEYNAVLDMPAKYYLDTISVVFQDFLLPRGEWVVNGEKVDPSAIRDTALLSIEGELDDIAGLGQTEAAQALCTGIAADRREHFIVEGAGHYGIFSGRRWREVVYPKVRDFFAAHAEAPAAKATKKKSNVTPLRRKAG, encoded by the coding sequence ATGCTCTATCAACTACACGAACTGACCCGCAACCTGCTCGCCCCCTGGGTGCACCAGGCCCAGGCCAACGCCAAGTTCTTCGCCAACCAGGGCCACTGGTGGTCGCAGATGCCGGGCGCTGATCGCCTGGCGGCGGTCAATGAACTCTTCCATCGCATCGGCAAGGATTACGAGAAGCCCGAATGGGGCATCAACGAAATCGAGGTCGAAGGCGAGCGCGTGCCGATCGTCGTGCACGAGGAAGTGAGCAAGCCGTTCTGCAAGCTGCTGCGCTTCAAGCGCCACAGCAACGAAGCCGACCAGCTGCACACCATGCTCAACCAGCCGTTCGTGCTGGTGGTGGCACCGCTGTCGGGGCACCACGCCACGCTGCTGCGCGATACCGTGCGGACCCTGCTGCGCGACCACCGCGTGTATGTCACCGACTGGGTGGACGCACGCATGGTGCCGGCCAGCGAAGGTGAGTTCGGACTGGACGATTACATCGCCTACATCCAGGAATTCATCCGCCACCTCGGCGTGGAGCGCCTGCACGTGGTGAGCGTGTGCCAGCCGACGGTGCCGGTGCTGGCGGCGGTTTCGCTGATGGCCAGCCGTGGCGAGCCGACCCCGCGCACGCTGGTGATGATGGGCGGCCCGATCGATGCGCGCTGCAGCCCCACCGCAGTGAACAACCTGGCCACGCAGAACCCGCTGTCGTGGTTCGAGAACAACGTCATCCACACCGTGCCGGCCAGCTACCCCGGCGTGGGCCGTCGCGTGTACCCGGGCTTCCTGCAGCACGCCGGCTTCCTGTCGATGAACCCCAGCCGCCACTTCAGTTCGCACTGGGATTTCTATACCGACCTGGTCAAGGGCGATCTGGAAGACGCCGACGCGCACCGTCGTTTCTACGACGAGTACAACGCGGTGCTGGACATGCCGGCCAAGTACTACCTGGATACCATCTCGGTGGTGTTCCAGGACTTCCTGCTGCCGCGTGGCGAGTGGGTGGTCAACGGCGAGAAGGTCGACCCGTCCGCCATCCGCGATACCGCACTGCTGAGCATCGAAGGCGAACTGGACGACATCGCCGGCCTCGGCCAGACCGAAGCCGCACAGGCACTGTGCACCGGCATCGCGGCCGACCGTCGCGAGCACTTCATCGTTGAGGGCGCCGGCCATTACGGCATCTTCAGCGGCCGCCGCTGGCGTGAAGTGGTGTACCCGAAGGTGCGCGATTTCTTCGCCGCCCACGCCGAAGCCCCGGCTGCCAAGGCGACGAAGAAAAAGAGCAACGTCACCCCGCTGCGGCGCAAGGCCGGCTGA
- a CDS encoding CopD family protein: MQSYYWVKTFHIVFVVAWMATVFYLPRILVNLAETAGQPAVGERLQLMGLRLYRFGHSMFGLAFVLGLVLWLGYKVIPDFPTMVAPGGAGWLHAKLGLVVLLLVYFIWTGRLLKGVAKGRALPSSRALRWINEIPLLAFIPIVWLVLAKPF, from the coding sequence ATGCAGAGCTATTACTGGGTCAAGACCTTCCACATCGTGTTCGTGGTGGCCTGGATGGCGACCGTGTTCTATCTGCCGCGCATTCTGGTGAATCTGGCCGAGACGGCAGGCCAGCCGGCCGTGGGCGAGCGCCTGCAGCTGATGGGCCTGCGCCTGTACCGCTTCGGCCATTCGATGTTCGGCCTGGCCTTCGTGCTGGGCCTGGTGCTGTGGCTGGGTTACAAGGTCATCCCGGATTTCCCGACCATGGTCGCGCCGGGAGGTGCTGGCTGGCTGCATGCCAAGCTGGGCCTGGTGGTGCTGCTGCTGGTCTACTTCATCTGGACCGGGCGCCTGTTGAAGGGCGTGGCCAAGGGCCGGGCGCTGCCGTCCTCGCGCGCGCTGCGCTGGATCAACGAGATCCCGCTGCTGGCCTTCATCCCGATCGTGTGGCTGGTGCTGGCCAAGCCATTCTGA